In Vicia villosa cultivar HV-30 ecotype Madison, WI linkage group LG7, Vvil1.0, whole genome shotgun sequence, the DNA window ATTTTGATTTTAGTTACACATCCTTTTTTTTTCAGACCCTTAAATTTACAAATTGCATACTTTCTGTCCTTTTTGGACTTTGATTAGGTAATTTACTAACTCTTACTTATATTAAGGTGTTTATATATTGTATGCAGTGATTCAAAATGGATATACTTATAAACCCGAAGCGTAGTTCATCTGATTCAGACTCTCACTCACATGATGATCCCAACCTTTGGCTGCTTCTCCCTGAAGACTTGATGTTTCGTATTTTTACTTTCGTTTCTCCTCACTATCTGTTTATCTCTGCAAGGTTTGTTTGCAAACCTTGGGCTGCTGCTATTGCCAGCTCCCGTTTTACTGAAGCGTGCCAACGCTTCCATGTACGTTCTAAACCTGGCTTTTACGTTCAACGTTGCATGTCAAGAAGAAGGTCTTATTTCTTGGAATTTAAAGATGATGTGAATGGCCAATTTGAAAGGATTGATTTGGCAACACCTCCAAAAATGGGACATGTAATCGGTACTTGTGATGGCATattgggtctgtttggtaaaaatagtggttgactgataagctagctgatagcttatagcttatgactgatggctgatgactgatgacttatagcttatagcggatggttgagactgatagcttataaactaattgaagtgtttggtaaaattagcggttcaattaacttataaatgtaaaatgacataaaagatatttaatatatatttattttattttaaattaaaataaattataacggttaaaaatggattttaattaaaataataaggataaaaaaggaagaaaaaatgataagctataagacataagctaaaacgctatttgaaatagcgtctgtaaaataagctataagctagtaaaataagctataagctcgtgatgaaaagaccgttaccaaacgggtctaaattatcatatgagcttataagacataagacataagctataagctcgaaattatggcttaccaaacagagccattGCTTCTTTTGAGTAGGGCTAGACAACTTTTTGTTGCGAACCCCATCCTCAAGTGTTGGCTTACAATTCCTTCTTTTCCTGTTTCTCAACAATTTTGCAACCTTGTCAGCCGTCGTCACAGTACTATAGCATGTGTTCCCCATACTGCCAAATTCAAGGTGTTCTTTATAGATATCCTTAAGGTTTCAGGCGTTTCTTGTTATGTTTTCTATGTGCTAAGAGTTGGAATAGATAACTCATGGAAAGAGATAGCTAGAAAAGAGATAGCTGGAAAAGGAGCTCCCCTTCGTACCCATATGTTAACGAATCCAGTATGTAATGGAGGCAATGCTCTTTACTGGATATCAAAAAGGGAAGTGATTGTGATGGATGTTGACAAGGAAATCATTGTACGAGAATATCCACATCCTGCTAGAGCCATGCTTTATGATCCGACTTATTTATGGATGGGAGATTTCCTTTCTTGCATTGTGTCTGGAAATTCTGAATTAACATATGAAATCTACATTTTGGATCTTGATTCAGGAATATGGACTCTTTATCACGAGATGGGACCTTTTGATTATATGGCTGCTTGTGGTCATAATCTTAATTATACAATTATGTCTTTTCGTTTGTGGATCAATGATCAAATTATCTTTCGAGTAAGTCTACATCATAATAGTTCACACGAAAACATTCATTTTGGTTACAATGTGAAGACCAAACAGATGACAAAGATTGATGACATTGACATGGGAAATTTTAATATATCTGTATGGTCTCACACTAACAGTCTAGTTTCTCTGCCAACTACTCCTGCATAGCTAAGTTTCATGGCATAGTATATCTAGtggtattatttatatatattctaACTGAAAAACAAGTATTTATGTGTCAGTTTTGATTTGGAAACACTTTGAGTTTGCTTAGATAATCTTTAGCTTTGCTTACTCTGGTAAATGCTGATTTGCTCGGACTTGAGGTGAATCTTGTGTTTCCTATCCTATTTATATTTCAGTCGTTTATTTAGGCTTGTAATTAAGATCTCATGAGACTACTATGTCACTGTTCAGGTCATTGATAAAAGAGTATTTAGTGGAGATGTTTAGTAAAGTTTTACAATTTTTAGGCCACTGATTGCTAATAGAAACTACTATGTTAGTGAATTCTGATGGCGTATTTTTTTTAGACACTGCTATATAATTTTCCCTTCTTATTGATGTTCTTGCTGAACTGTTGAAACTATACCtgttagttttgaatttgattataAGCTCATTTTTTAGGCTATTGATTGTGTTTGATAAATTGTTCTCTTGCTTTATAGAGCAGTGCTATGGCAATTAATAAAACTAAACACTCATGTTACTCCTTTTCAATAACATTGGccattttcattttaaaaaagttCAACCAGAATAAGAGACCATAGATTTGTAGGCTATCGTCTTTACAGGTTCATGGATGTCGTCTTTACAAAAGACAAAGAgatatatttagtttatatttgaATCAAGAGTAATGAAACTTGATTTTTAAAAAACTAGATTTAGAAAGTGACTTAAAAAATAAACGTATTTATATTTGGATACTCtaatttaaaagttattttagcaatttattttttttgtatggtTTGGATTAAAAGTTCTTTTGGTTTATCGATATCTGAGCGAAGTTTTACGTTTATcttttttactttaatttaaaGATAAATATGTTATTTAAACTCTCCTcccctaaaaatatatttttttacaattttttaaataaaagtattTGTATTTGTTCATGACTCGTCTTATAATAAAAATGAACCTCTAATaaagaattaatttttttaaaaacagaaCACCgtctatttaaattataaataacatCAACAACATCAAAAATAGTCATTTATCTACGTAGTTAACATACAAAAAAGGTCACATTCTAatcaatatcatcaaaatatctcCTAGCTACTTGCAAAAAGCATCCATTCTAGCATTTTTTTGAAGTAaattcttcaatcaagtcttcaTTGTATATTCTCCAACAAATCATTCTCAAATGCTATCAATGTTAACCCCTTAAACCTTTCTTGTAACATGGTAAACCATAAGTAAGACTACTTTTTGTAGAGGCAACTGCCACAAGAATAATCAATAAAATTCTATGTGCAATAATTGTATTAGGAAAAAAAATTCAtgtctttcaaaaatcttaatatATCAGTAGGTATTTCTTACATGCAACATATCTCTTAGTAACCTTAACTCCACACATAATTCCTTCTCATTAATATCACATTGCTCATTATGTTTCAATGTCTCTTCAAAATGATTACAACAAGACTCAAAAGTTGCATTTTTTCAATGATTGTAAATATTGAGAAATAAACAAGAAACCAAAAACACTTTCATATTGTTGGTATTGCTCAAATCTCTTACTAAGAGATATAATAGCTTGATCAACAacgtaaaataaattaattaactataAAAGATTCCTCTTCATATAGCTCAACTAGTGGGGAATTCAAATGCTCATCAAACAATTTTTTCTTGGAAGTACACGCCTTTGAGGAAATACTAGATCAATATTCAATTCAATGACAATTTATGTAGCATAATTCAAGGAATTTTTAAAATCGCTCTCTATATTCCTTAATAATGAAATCAACCCCGTTATTTATTCCATAGCACCATCAATAAGCATATCCCTTGATTGTCAAGTCAATTTGGGTTCAACTCAAAATTATGCCATTGGATAGCTACAATTTTAGTATCTACCAGGATCTTAGTGGCTTTGAATGGGTCCCTTCATGGTTTATTCAATTGTAGAATAGGGATTAGGCAAGGTGATCCCCTGTCCCCCTCTTATTTTTGTATAGTTGAAGAAGTGTTAAGTAAGAGCATCTCCAAGCTTGTTGCTGATGGTAACCTCAGTCCCATAAATGTTACTAATAATGTCAAAATTCATTCTCACTTATTTTATGCTGATGATCTTCTCATATTCTGCCAAGGGACAACATTCAACATCCCTGCTCTGACTAGGGTATTTTCATCTTATTCTCTAGCCTCTAGTCAACAAATTAGCAACTCTAAATCCACCTTCTACCATGGATCTTTGTTTAGGAGTATGATCAATCACATTAGCAGCAATCTCATTGGACTTTATTCTGTTAGCCTCCCCTTCACTTACCTTGGAGTTCCTATTTTCAAGGGAAGAGTCAAGGCCTCATATCTCCAAGCTCAAACTGATAACATGATTTCAAAAATGGCCTCCTGGAAGGGCTCTATTCTTTTGTTTGTTGGAATACTTGTACTTGTTCAATCCGTCATTCAGAATATGATATATCATACTATTATAATCTATCCTTGATATATTTATATTCTCAAGAATATAGAAATAAATGCTAGGAATTTTATATGGAGTGATAATATGGCAGGTAGAAAGCTCATCACAGTTACTTGGAAAAAAAGTGTGTCTGCCCAAGCTCCATGGTGGTCTTGGTCTTAGGTATTTAATTTGCCTCAACAATGCTTCTAATTTAAAGTTAGGTTGGGATATGTTGAGCTCTGAAGAACCTTGGGCCTATGTTCTCAAAGCTAGGGTCTTAAGGAGTTTTTGTCTCATTAAACatcatatttgttcatctcttTGGAGTGGTATCAACTCTGAGATCAATTTCCTGCTATCCAAGAATAGATGGTTACTTGGGAATGGTCAAAATATTAGATTTTCGAAAGATGCCTGGAATGGTCCCCCCTAATCCATGACATTACTCCTTCCATTTTGAGGCTCATTCTGTCAACACTAATACTTTAGTTTGTGATTGCCTTCATGATGGCTTGTGGAATTTTCCTGATAAATGGCATTATCTTTTTCCTTTTGTCATTCAAAAACTGATGATGGTCGTTACCACCACTGAGGACAGTGATAAGATTATTTGGCCCGACTCTCCCTCTAGTATTTTATCTCTTAAAGATGCTTATATTACAAAATCTGTTGATTCTACCAAGAGGGATTGGGCCAGGTTCATTTAATGTGATGATATTCAACCCTCCAAGTCTTTTATTGCTTGGAGACTTGTCCACAACAAGCTTCCTACAGAAGACCTTTTGCAGCAAAGAGGTTGTATCATGGCTTCCAGGTGCTCCATTTTAAGTATACAAATGACTCCATTAATCATATTTTCTTTGAATGCTCATTTGCTATCAAAGACTAGAACTGGATTGGTATGATATTCAAGTCATCTCTTTAAATTTCAACAGTTGATGACCCGCGGAATCTTTGCTCCGCGACTAAATCTCCCCAAAGAGCTTTAATTCTTAATGCAGTTGTGGTTTATTCTATCTCCACCTTCCGGCAGGTTAGGAACTTGGATATTCGTCAAAATAAAGCTCATCATTTTCAATCAACTATTTTTAATATCTCTACTTAAGTTAGGATGACTGGCAACAACTCTAAGATTTAATCTTCTACCTCTCTAGTCATGATGTTGTCCTCATGAAGGCCTTCAATTGTGTTACCAACCTACATGGGGCCCCTCGGTTCATAGAAGTTATTTGGCATTCTCCCATTGTGTAAGAATAAGATTGGTTCTGCATCTGACCTTAAGTTTTGAAGATAACTTTTCATGTTATCTTCAAAAACAATTGTATACACTAATAGTTTCTTTCTAGTGTGCGTGGCTTTTGCCTTGCAGGTTCTGATTCTGGTAAGAAAGCGTGTGACGTCATCAAGTTAAAAACTCAACACTCTGGAAGAATACTAGTGTTGTGTTACAATGGAAGTCAAGATTCTGAAATGCTATTCTGCATCGGTTATAAGGAACGTTAGTACAAGAGCTTCTGATTGTGACTTTGCAAGGAAGTTTTTTAGGCCTACTAAAGCTTTACTTCTATGTCCCATGTTCCGAAGATGCTTAAGACGAGGTTCTACTAAACAAGTTATGAAGATTTGAAGACATCGCTTCTAAAGACCAAGCACTGAAGacttgaagacaaggttctgcttAACAGGTTCTGAAGACTCAAGACTTAGGTTCTGAAGATACAAGTTTTGATCATctacaacatgcttcaatcaacatacaatcagaagcctctgaagactTAGAAGATCAAGGACGACCTGCGTGTGATGGTGAGCATAAAAGTACTAACATAAATTGTGACCTCTACTCTTATAGGGTGGCGTAAGGACAGTTCAACTTATACTTGTTATCAAACATTCCCATAATGACCGTTGGAAAAAAAAACttgaaaaagtaaaataaaaaggaaaattttattttttaaagaaaaattaaaaatatcaaaattgagggattaaaaatttatttaagtcTATTTTTTATAGATAAAATTCAATATGAGACAATCAATACACTTTGAAAATAAATCTCATGTAAAATAGtgtcataaaaaatttaaaaaatcaataaataatgGGTATGAGCCCAACCGCAAAGCAAGTCacataagaaagaaaaagattggaataaatattaaaaaccaaaacaaaaaagaaagggAACGTGAGAGATAGAGACGGCGGCGAGTGGCGGAGGAGGAGTTgctgtttcttcttcttccttaggTATCACTCTCTCATTCTCTTATTTCATATATCAAATATTCTCAATTTTTGTGTTGTACCCTATTTCATTACTCTTTACGGTTATCTTTCATTTTGATTCTAGTTTCATAACTTTTTTTCCAGACCCTTGAAATTACCTTTGTCCTTTTTGGATTTAGATTATGTAATTTTATAGTAGTTTATAGAACAAACACATTGTAACCAAATTTTACTAAAAGATTAATGACTTACATTTTTATAGACTAAAATATttaacttgttcaaaaaaaaaattttaagaatCAATTTGTTACTAACATTTAACCTAAAACATCAATTGATGTATTTGACCTAATTGATAAGACTAAAGAGGGGTACaatccaaaacaaaacaaatacaaatttaacttttatttatattattgattGTTTAATTAACGTTTTTGTCGTGGCTTATCTGATATGCAGTGATTAAGTAAAAATGGAAACAAGTAGTTGCTTTGATTCAGACTCTAACACACATGATCATACCAATAAAAATGCAAACCTTGGGTTGCTTCTCCCTGAAGACTTGATGTTTCGTATTTTTACTTTGGTTCCTCTTAACTTTCTCCTTAACTCTGTAAGGTATGTTTGCAAATCTTGGGCTGCTGCTATTTCCAACTCCCGTTTTATTGAAGCGTGCCAACTCTTTCATGTGCGTTCTAAACCCGGTCTTTACATTGAAAATCGCAAGTCAAGAAATAGATCTTATTTCTTGGAATTTAAAGATGATGTGAATGGCCAATTTGAAAGGACTGACTTGGGAACACCGAAAAAAATGGGACATTTAATCGCTACTTGTGATGGCATTTTGCTTCTTTTGAATACATTTAAGCAAGTTTTTGTTGTGAACCCCATCCTCAAGTGCTGGCTTAGAATTCCTCGTTTTCCGTTTTCTCGGAATGATCAAGTATTTCCGTGTCAATGTACTATAACATGTGTTCCTCGTACTGCCAAATTCAAGCTTTTCCATGCAGATGTCCTTGAGATTTCTGGTGCTTATTCGTATGTTTTCTATGTGCTGAGAATTGGAATTGATAGCTCATGGAAAGAGATAGCTAGAAAAGAAGCATTCCGAACATTCAATCGGTTGTATTTTTCATCAAGACCACTTTATAATGGAGGCAATGATCTTTACTGGATAACAAATGCGGAAGTGATTGTGATGGATATTGACAAGGAAATTGTTGTACGAGAATATCCTCTTCCTCGTATAACCGTGGACCCGTTTGAGAGATTGGTAACGATGTATTCTAGCGTCCCGTTTGAGATGTTTTTACATATGGGTGACCGTCTTTCTCGCATTGTGTCTATAGATTCTTATAGAACATATCAAATCtatatatttgattttgattcagGAAATTGGTCTCTTTATCATGAGATGAGACCTTTTGATTATATGACTGCTTCTGGTCATAATCTTAATCCTAGAAGTGTGTCATTTCGTATGTGGATCAATGATCAAATTATATTTCAAGTAGGTCTACATAAAAGTCAAACAGGAAGTATGTCTTCACGCAAAAACATTCATTTTGGTTACAATGTGAAGACCAAACAATTGACAAAGATAGAGGATGTTATGGTGGGAGATTTTGAAGTATGGCTTCACACTAACAGTTTAGTTTCTCTGCCAACTACTCTTCATGGCTAAGTTTCTTGGTATAGGATATATGCAATACTATTCTGTTTATTTATCTTAGATGAATAACAAGTATTTATGTTTCAACTTTGAAAAACGAGTGTTCCATTGCTTTGTGGTTTAATCTGTTGTGGGTTGAAAAATTGGAGTTCTCACTTATGACCAGAAATTCTTATGAACGATACTCATAGATTCTGTAGAAAAAAATGATGACTTTACACTATATATTGTTATATGATCTGATCCTCTGATTTTTGAGTTGCAGCTCTATTTTGGAACTTATAAGTATTATCTTGAAAAGTGGATTAGAAGATTCCATCCAAAATTTTTTGATGAGTCATTTATTTAGATTTGTGTTGAAGTTATACTTGAAAATCATTTTGAAGACTGTTtctttcatttatatttatatgtttatGTTGAAGCACGATTTTAGTTTCATTGACCCCTGGACTACACAAACTTCAAAATCCAATATTATCACAATTACACTTCTTTTCGTCTACTCTATTTTCATctaaataatgttgtgattgccaaATAGTCTCAATCATTTTTGTGAGTGTGCTCAGATTCGTAGTAAAATGATAGATACATTTTTCTTTTGCGATATAATCCAAGTTGTATACATTtgtaaattagtttttataattcaataatacaatctttattttcattctctctctctctcattgctTCTCTCACTCAAAGTGCACTACGAACTAACAAATTGGTATAGAGTTTTGATTATAATCTTGGTCTTTTTTCAAGAATCACACGTCAGTGATCGTGTTTTCGGGATCGTGGATTGTTAATCAATCGATGCAAAGATGAATGGTACTAACGGTATTATGAATTCTCTTCCAACTCCAGATGGCAAAAATTGGAATCGATGGGAAAAACATATGAAGTCCTTGTTCGATTTTCAAGAAGTCTTGGAAGTGGTCAATAATGGCGTCCCTGAACTTGCTTAGGATGCAACCGATGTGTAGAAAACTGCACACAAGGAGGCGAAGAAGAAAGATTGCAACGTTGCGTATTGCATTCAATCGGCGGTAGATTCGGCGAATTTTGACAagatctctcatgctgaatcaaCGAAGGAAGCATGTGATATTATTGTCAAGTACTGTGAAGGAGGTGAGAAAGTCAAAGTCGTAAAATTCTAAACTTTGCGACGGCAATATGAACTGCTGCATGTGTGAGAAGATGAAAAGATTATAATCCATGTGTCGAAGGTGCATAATCTCGTCCATCTCATGAAGGGTTGTGGTGAAATTCTAActgataagatgatagttgagaaggtaatgtGTACATtgacctctcactttgatcaTGTTATTGTAGTTGCTCAAGAATTTAACAATCTTGAAACCCTAAAACTAgaagatttggttggttcgtTTGAGGCGCATGAGATTAGGATTTTCGAAACGAAATGGGTTCAAGATTGGATACAAGCACTGCAGGCTCAGGCGTGGAAGAAgcatggtggttccaacaaattcaaaggcaAAGGAATAAAGAATCAGAGCAAGAAGTCTTCGTTGAACCCGGAAAAGCATAAGGTCGATGATATGGCTTTTGAATCCTCGAAAAGAGAAGAAGGAAACTCCTATCAGAAAtacaaaaaagagaaagaaaaaaagtgtgtAAAACGCTATAACTGTGAAAAATGGGGTCACTTGGCTAAGAATTATTGGCACAAGAAAGACAAAGGAGCGACAAATGGCAATGACGAAAGATCGAACCTTGCACATTAAGATTCAAATGATTATGATGATTTGGTGCTCATGGCTGCAGTTGCAGATGCGCATGTTAAATCCAATTCCAGGTTGCTCAAATCACATGACTGGTCGAAAAATGTGGTTAGTAGATTTATACGGGTTAAAGAAGAGCAAGGTCAAACTTGCTGATAATAACTCGTTGCAAGCAGAAGGTACTTGCGACATAGGTATTCAAAGGAGTAATGGaggaaaatatatgatcaaagaTGTACTCTATGTACCTGGAATGAAGTGCAACCTGCTAAATAATAATGTGATTGCCAAATAGTCTCAATCATTTTTGTGAGTGTGCTCATATTCGTAGTGAAGGATAGATGCATTTTCCTTTTGTGATATAATTCAAGTTGTATAGCTCATGCCTAAAgttaattaggatttaggtttgtTACTTAGTATATAAGTTAGTTGTACATAAATAGACATATtgtaaattagtttttataattcaataatacaatttttattttcattctctCACTCATTCCTTCTCTCACTCAAAGTGCACCACGCACTAACAAATTAGTATCTACAGCTCCGGTTATATTCTTGATCGTGTTTTTAAGAATTGCATGTCAGAGACTGTGTTTGTAGGATCGTGAGTTATTTTTAAGATGAATGGTACTAATGGTATTCTAAATTCTCTTCCAATTCCATATGGAAAAAATTGGAATCGATGGGGGCAAACAGATGAAGTCCTTGTTCGATTTTTATGAAGCCCTAGAAGTGGTCAACAATGGCGTCCTTGAGCTTGCTTGGAAAATTGCACACAAGGAGGCGAAGAAGAAAGGTTACAAGGTTGCGTATTGCATTCAATCGGTAGTAGATTTGGCGAATTTTGACAAGATCTTTCATGCTGAATCAGCGAAGGAAGTACGTGATATTCTTGTCAAGTACTACGAAGGAGGTGAGAAAGTCAAAGTCGTCAAATTGTAGACTCTGCGATGGCAGTATGAATGGTTGCATATGGGAGAAGATGAAAAAATTGCACTCTATGTGTCGAAGGTGCATAATCTCGTCCATCTCATGAAGGGTTGTGGTGAAACTCTAActgataagatgatagttgagaaggtaatATGTATGTtgacctctcactttgatcaTATTATCGTAGTTATTCAAGAATCTAACAATCTTGAAACCTTAAAACTAgaagatttggttggttcgtTGGAAGCGCATGAGATTAGGATTTTCGCAAGGAAATAGGTTCAAGAATCGATACAAGCACTACAGGCTCAGACATAGAAAAAgcatggtggttccaacaaattcaaaggcaAAGGAATAAAGAAGTCTTGGTCGAACCCTTAAAAGCTTAAGGTCGATGATATGGCTTGTGAATCCTTGAAAAGAGGAGAAGGATACTCCTATCAAAAagacaaagaagagaaaaaatatgTGTACCGCTATAATTGTGAAAAATGGGGTCACTTGGCTAAGAATTGTTGGCAAGATTCAGATGATTTGGTGCTCATGGCTGTAGTTGCAGATGAGCATGTCAACTCTAATTTGTGGTTCCTCAACTCAAGTTGCTCGAATCACATGAATGGTCGAAAAGTGTGGTTACTAGATTTCGACGAGTTGAAGAAGAGCAAGGTCAAACTTGCTGATAATAGCTCGTTGCAAGAATACATTACTGGCGACATAGTTATTCAAAGGAGTAATGGAGGAAAATCTATGATCAAAGATAAAGATATACTCTATGTTCTTGGAATAAAGTGCAACCTTCTAAGTGTTGGACAACTAGTCGAAAAAAGTTTTTCAGTGTTAATGAAAGATGAAGCATTGGAACTGTTTGACACACAGAAGAATCTAGTCTTAAAATATCCTTTGTCTAAGAATAAGACATTTAAGACCATGATCAGTTCGACTGAGGTACAATATTAAAATAGTTGTCGACCACAAGAATAGTTGGTTGTGGCATTTGAGGTTTGGCCATCTAAATTTTAGGTCACTCAATTAATTGATCACTTAAGATATAGGTCACTCAATCACTTAATCATGCGATGCAAGCTAAAGtagaaaaatattccaaaatccTTAGGGGATGAAGTAGTCACCACTGCTGCTTATGTTCTAAACAGGTGCCCTACATAGAAGTTGAGGAAAAGGTTCATGAAGAAATCTGACACGGCAAACGACCTTTGAATAACTATCTGAAGGTGTTTGGCTCTATTTGTTACAAGCATGTTCCTGATGCGAGAAGAAGGAAGCTTGATGACAAGAGTGAACCTATGATTGTGGTAGGATATCACAAAACTGGAGCATACAGGTTGTTCAATCCAATTAACGAGAAGATCATGATGAGTCGAGACATTGTAATTGATGAAAAT includes these proteins:
- the LOC131618269 gene encoding uncharacterized protein LOC131618269; the protein is MLTNPVCNGGNALYWISKREVIVMDVDKEIIVREYPHPARAMLYDPTYLWMGDFLSCIVSGNSELTYEIYILDLDSGIWTLYHEMGPFDYMAACGHNLNYTIMSFRLWINDQIIFRVSLHHNSSHENIHFGYNVKTKQMTKIDDIDMGNFNISVWSHTNSLVSLPTTPA
- the LOC131618270 gene encoding uncharacterized protein LOC131618270 — its product is METSSCFDSDSNTHDHTNKNANLGLLLPEDLMFRIFTLVPLNFLLNSVRYVCKSWAAAISNSRFIEACQLFHVRSKPGLYIENRKSRNRSYFLEFKDDVNGQFERTDLGTPKKMGHLIATCDGILLLLNTFKQVFVVNPILKCWLRIPRFPFSRNDQVFPCQCTITCVPRTAKFKLFHADVLEISGAYSYVFYVLRIGIDSSWKEIARKEAFRTFNRLYFSSRPLYNGGNDLYWITNAEVIVMDIDKEIVVREYPLPRITVDPFERLVTMYSSVPFEMFLHMGDRLSRIVSIDSYRTYQIYIFDFDSGNWSLYHEMRPFDYMTASGHNLNPRSVSFRMWINDQIIFQVGLHKSQTGSMSSRKNIHFGYNVKTKQLTKIEDVMVGDFEVWLHTNSLVSLPTTLHG